The segment CGGAGGCCCGCCGGCTGGCCTTCACCGACGCGCTGACCGGCCTGGCCAACCGCCGTGCCGTCGATATGCGGCTGGACGAGGCGCTGGAGCTGCACCGCCGGGACGAGGTGGTGGTCAGCCTGGTGGTGTGCGATCTCAACGGGCTGAAGCGGGTGAACGACTCCCGCGGCCATGCGGTCGGCGACCGTCTGCTGGAGCGCTTCGGCTCGGTGCTGTCGTTGTGCGGCGCGATGCTGCCGGGCACTCTCGTCGCCCGGCTCGGCGGCGACGAGTTCTGTCTGCTCGCGGTGGGGCCGCCGGCCGACGAGGTGGTCAAGGTGGCCGGTGAACTGTGCGACCGCGCGGGGGAGTTGGACCTCGGGGAGGGGGTCGCGGTCGGGGTCGCCTCGACCGGGGACCCGATCGGCCCGGTGCGCAGCGCCCGCCGGCTCTTCCGGCTCGCGGACGCCGCGCAGTACAAGGCCAAGGCGGCGCGGTCCGGCGAGCCGGTGATCGCCGGGCGGCACGGGGGCAAGGACGACCCGGTCGTCCGGCTCGCGGACGCCCCGGACCGGCGGACGGGGCCGGAGCGCCGGCGCTTCCGGAGGTGAGGAGGTCTGCCCGCGCGGGGCCACCGGTCCGTCGCGGAGATCGGTAAGGGGTGATCCCGAAATCCGGTGGTGACATCCGGCGATTCAGTCTCTAGGGTGCCTGAATATGGATATGCACACTGTGGTGCTGGGGACGTCCGGCACGACCGCACAGGACGTCATCGCGGTGGCCCGCGGCGCGGCCCGGATCGAGCTGTCCGAGGAAGCCCTCACGGCCGTCGCCACCTCCCGCGCCTTCATCGACGAACTCGCCGCCAAGCCCGACCCCGTCTACGGCGTCTCCACCGGCTTCGGTGCCCTCGCCGTCCGCCACATCAGCCCCGAGCTGCGGGTCCAGCTCCAGCGCAACATCGTGCGTTCCCACGCGGCCGGGATGGGCCCGCGGGTCGAGCGGGAGGTCGTCCGCGCGCTGATGTTCCTGCGGCTCAAGACGCTCGCCTCCGGGCACACCGGCGTCCGCCCGCTGGTCGTCGAGACGATGGCCGCGCTCCTGAACGCCGGCATCACGCCCGTCGTCCACGAATACGGCTCGCTCGGCTGCTCCGGCGACCTGGCGCCGCTCTCGCACTGTGCGCTGGCGCTGATGGGCGAGGGTGACGCGGAAGGCCCCGACGGCGTCGTACGGCCGGCCGCCGAGCTGCTCGCCGTGCACGGCATCGAGCCCGTCGAACTGCGCGAGAAGGAGGGCCTGGCCCTCCTCAACGGCACCGACGGCATGCTCGGCATGCTCGTGATGGCCTGCGCCGATCTCGCCCGGCTGTTCACCTCGGCGGACATCACCGCGGCGCTCTCCCTGGAGGCGCTGCTCGGCACGGACAAGGTCCTCGCGCCCGAGCTGCACGCCATCCGTCCGCACCCCGGGCAGGCCGCCGCGGCCGCCAACATGGCCAAGGTGCTGGCCGGTTCGGAGTTCACCGGTCACCATCAGGACGACGCCCCGCGCGTCCAGGACGCCTACTCCATCCGCTGCGCCCCGCAGGTCGCCGGCGCCGGCCGGGACACCCTCGACCACGCCCGTCTGGTCGCCGACCGGGAGCTGGCCGCCGCCGTCGACAACCCCGTGGTCCTCCCGGACGGCCGGGTCGAGTCCAACGGCAACTTCCACGGCGCCCCGGTCGCCTACGTTCTCGACTTCCTGGCCATCGCCGCCGCCGACCTCGGCTCGATCGCCGAGCGCCGCACCGACCGCCTCCTGGACAAGAACCGTTCGCACGGGCTGCCCGCCTTCCTGGCCGGTGACCCGGGTGTCGACTCCGGGCTGATGATCGCCCAGTACACCCAGGCCGCGCTGGTCAGCGAGCTCAAGCGGCTGGCCGCGCCCGCTTCGGTGGACTCCATCCCGTCCTCCGCGATGCAGGAGGACCATGTCTCGATGGGCTGGTCGGCGGCGCGCAAGCTGCGCACCGCGGTCGACAACCTGACCCGGATCATCGCCGTCGAGCTCTATGCGGCGACCCGTGCCATCGAGATGCGGGAGGGCCTGACGCCGGCCCCCGCCACCCGCGCCGTACTGGACGCGGTGCGCGGAGCGGGCGTCCAGGGGCCGGGCGGGGACCGCTTCCTGGCGCCGGACCTGGAGAGCGCGTATGCGTTCGTCCGGGGCGGGAAGCTGGTGGCGGCCGTGGAGTCGGTCACCGGCGAGCTGGCCTGACGGCGGCCGGGGGCCGGCGGGCCGTCGCCGGCCCCGTCTCTCAGCCGGTCTCGCCGTGGGTGCGGCGGACGGAGTAGCTGACCAGGCCGGCGCCGAGCGCGAGACAGGCGGCGCCGCCGATCACATACGGCGTGGTGTCCGGGCTGCCGGTGTCGGCGAGGAAGTGCGGGCGGCCGGCGGTCCGGCCACCGCCGGTTCCGCTGCCCGCACTGCTGTCGTCCGAGGTGGCCGTCGTGGACCCGCTGACGGTCTCCTGCGCTTCGCTGACCGCGCGGTCGGCCAGGCCGGGACCGTCCGGTGCGGAGGCCACCCGCAGTGCGGAACCCGACGCACCGTCATCGTCCGCCGTGGCATTGGCGGAGGGTACGAACCACAGGGCGAACAGCACCGATCCCGCGGCCGTGGCGGTCAACAGCGGTCGTCGTGCGGTCACGGAAGCGATCCCCCTTGTGGGTTCGGCAAATTGGCCGTTGACCTCAGATGTTAATGACCGCCGCGGGTCGCGCGGAAGTCGGGAGTCGTCCATGCCTAACCTCCGTGCTATGAGCAATGGTGAGACATCACGGTTTGTGCGCCTTCATGTCGAATTGATCATGGAGGTCACCGACGCGGGCCGGCTGACCGGCGCCGCCGTCGACCACATCGACGCGGACCCCTCGCTGCCCGGCGAGGAGCGCAGACAGTCGCTGGAGACGGTCCGGGAGGACCCGGCGGAGGCGCTGGCCCATCTGATCGACCCGTTCGACCTCGTCACCAAGGTGCCGGGCGCCGAACTCGCACAGGCCTCCTGGAGCAGCGAGGAACTGACCGACTACGACCCGGACGCCGAGTGGGACGCGGCGGAGTGGGATCTGGCGGATGACGCGGACGGGGAGGGCTGACCGGCGCCCCCGATGGCCACGGCCCCCGTACGGCTCCCCGCCGTACGGGGGCCGACTACGTGGCTGGTGCGCCCGTGCCGGATGAGCCCCGTTTGACCGGTCCAGGCCATAAGTGGCCTTCCCCACACTTTGTGGAGGCATGGAACGGGCGAAACGGAAAAGGCGTTCAAATGGCGTCGGCCGGAATGCCGCCGTCCATATGAGCCGGCGTTCAGTTGGCTGCTCGCTCGGGGAAACGTGCGAAATCAGTAGCAATGGAGATGCGTGTGATGACGGACAGCAAGCGCCGGAAGGGCCTCATAGCCAGCGCCACGCTGCTCGGGGGCGTACTCACGCTTGCGGCGTGTGGTGGCAGCAGTGCGGCTGACCGAGGTCATGACGGTGGCGCTGAGGCCACCCGGCACGAGAACAGCCGCCAGGTGGACGAGGCGGCGGCCAAGGACGCCGCCGACGCCAAGATCACGATCCTCCCGGGGGACGGCGCCACCGACACGGGTCTCAACGACGCGAGTGTCGCGGTCAGTGACGGAAAGCTCACCGATGTCACCATGACCTCGGTCGAGACCAAGCAGCCGGTCGAGGGCGCACTGTCCGCCGACGGCAGCTCCTGGAAGCCGGACCAGCCGCTCAGCCGCTCCACGAAGTACAAGGTCACCGCGCATGCGGTCGACACCCAGGGGCGCAAGGCGGTGGAGAACTCCAGCTTCACCACGGTCGCCCCGACGGACAGCTTCATCGGAAACTTCACGCCGGAGGACGGCTCGACCGTCGGTGTCGGCATGCCGGTGTCGCTCAACTTCGACAAGCCGGTCAAGAACAAGGCGGACGTGGAGTCCGCGATCAAGATCGCGTCGAGCAGCAACCAGAAGGTCGTCGGCCACTGGTTCAACGACAAGCGGCTGGACTTCCGCCCCCAGAAGTACTGGCAGGCGAACTCCGAGGTCACCATGGAGCTCGGCCTGGACGGCGTCGAGGCGTCACCGGGCGTCAAGGGCATCCAGAACAAGACCGTCAGCTTCCACGTCGGCCACTCGCAGATCAGCACCGTCGACACCAAGGCGCACGAGATGACCGTGGTGCGGGACGGCCGGACCCTCAAGACCATTCCGATCTCGGCCGGCAGCGACGAGCACGCCACCTACAACGGCAAGATGGTCATCTCCGAACGGTTCAAGCAGACCCGGATGAACGGTTCGACGGTCGGCTTCAAGAAGCACAACGGCAAGGGCGAGTACGACATCCCCGATGTGCCGCACGCCATGCGCCTGACCAGCTCCGGCACCTTCATCCACGGCAACTACTGGGGCAAGGGCATCTTCGGCAAGGCCAACACCAGCCACGGCTGCATCGGCCTGGAGGACGCCAAGGGCGCCAAGGACTCCAAGACGGACGGCGCCTGGTTCTTCGACCACTCGCAGACCGGTGACGTGGTCGATGTCGTCAACTCCCCCGACAAGAGCGTCAAGCCGGACAACGGCCTGAACGGCTGGAACATGGACTGGTCGCAGTGGGTGGCCGGCAGCGCGGTGCAGTGACGCCCCGATGAGACGGCGGTGCCCGGCGCCCTCGGCGCGCGGGTGACCCGACCCGTCTCCGCCCGATGTGACCGATGCCCGGCGGCGCCGAAAATACGGCGCGCCGGGCATCGTCGCTGCGTACGGTCCGCGTATGAACATCGACACCGACGCCTGGTTCGCCGTGCTCGCCGCCGCCCGTGCCCACGACCGGCCGGACGGCCCCGCCCTCGAACGGGCCGCCGAGACCGGCCGGCTGCGGATCCCCGCCCTGCGCAGCCGGGCCGTCCCCGTCACGCTGCCCGCGCCCGAAGGCGCCACCGGCTACGCGGGCGTCGCCCTGCTCCGCCTCCACGACACCGAGGAGAACGCCGGCAACGCCTTCCTCGACACCCTGACGGTCCACCCCGCCCGCCGCGGCCGCGGGGCGGGCCGGGCCCTGTGGGAGAAGGTGCGCACCCGGCTCGCCGCCGAGGGGCGTACCTCGGTGAGCACCCTGGTGGAGCGGGGCGGTGCGGGCGAGCGGTTCGCCGTCGCCCGGGGCGCGGAGTGCGCGCTGCCGATGGTGGCCTACGTACAGGACGTCCGGACCGCCTCCACCCCGGCCACCGGCGTCCCGCTGCCCGCCGGCTACCGCTTCGCCGCCTGGAGCGGCGTCGTCCCGGACGCCCACGCCGCCGCCCACGCCCGCGCCCATGACGCCATGGAGGACGCCCCGTCCGGCGACCTGGACGAACAGCACGACCCCTGGGACGCCGAGCGGATACGGGCCGCGGCCCGGGTCGTCCTGGACCGTGGCGGGGTGCTGCTGACCGTGGCGGTCCTCGCGGAGGCCGACGGTGCGGTGGCCGGCTACACCGAACTCGTGCTGCCCACCCCGGACTCCGTCCAGGCCCTGCAGTACGACACCGTCGTCGTCCCCGCACACCGCGGCCGTGGCCTCGGCCGGGCCGTGAAGCTGCGGATGCTGGAGTACCTGCGCGCGCAGCGGCCGGGCGTACGAGAGATCGAGACGACGGTCGCGGACGAGAACACCCCGATGCGGGCGGTCAACGCCGCCCTCGGCTACCGCGCGGAGCGGAATCTCGGCTACTACCAAGTGCGGCTCTGACGCCGGGGCCCGGCGCGCCCGCCTCCCGGCAGGGCGCCGACGGGCCCTCCGTACAGTGAACGGGTGAGTGAGCGCGGAGGAAATGGGCGCGGCGGGCCGTCGCCGTCGGCCGGTGAACTGGTCGGGCAGGTGCTCGGCAGCGTCCGTTACGCGCCGGACGGCGAGCGGGCCGAGGACGCCATCGAGGCGGGCGCCTCGATGCTGGCGGCGGCCGAGGCCGGCTGGGCGGCGGTGAGCGCGGCGGTGGTCGAGGCCGCCGTGGCGGGCGTACGGCAGTGCTGGGCGGGCGGCTGGCACCCCGCCGACCTGGCACGGATCGTACGGCGGGAGGCCTTTGACACCGCACTCGTGGCGCTGGTCGTGGACGCCATCGCGGCCGAGGCGGCCCGGGCGGCCGCCCGCCCGGCTCCGGACCCGCGCTGGGCCGAGCAGCTGCGGCACCTCGGCGCCGAGGTCTGGTGGCCCGCCGACACCGGCTACCTCGACGCGCTGGCCACCCGCCGCCGCGCCTCCCGCTTCGAGACCGCCTACGACGTGCTGGCCGCGCTGCGCCTCCTCGCCCGGCTGCCCCGGATCACCCCGCTGCCGGCCCCGCCGCAGCCCGGCACCAGGAGCGGGCCCGCCGGTGACGCCGCGGCACGGGCCCTCGG is part of the Streptomyces platensis genome and harbors:
- a CDS encoding GGDEF domain-containing protein, with protein sequence MAAAHTPRESAHAAALGVRQALGGSFAAISKWERELGKLRVLVNTGELAEGEEEFPDDESYPVHEFPEIVGFLHEQWAGGGEPSAWVETAEGVHAPAPRVPEEGPAGGGGGNRQRMAALRRRGRGCCVVAPIVLHGRAWGELYVARRTGEPVFGRADADFASVLAAVTAAGIAQTERLAEARRLAFTDALTGLANRRAVDMRLDEALELHRRDEVVVSLVVCDLNGLKRVNDSRGHAVGDRLLERFGSVLSLCGAMLPGTLVARLGGDEFCLLAVGPPADEVVKVAGELCDRAGELDLGEGVAVGVASTGDPIGPVRSARRLFRLADAAQYKAKAARSGEPVIAGRHGGKDDPVVRLADAPDRRTGPERRRFRR
- the hutH gene encoding histidine ammonia-lyase; its protein translation is MDMHTVVLGTSGTTAQDVIAVARGAARIELSEEALTAVATSRAFIDELAAKPDPVYGVSTGFGALAVRHISPELRVQLQRNIVRSHAAGMGPRVEREVVRALMFLRLKTLASGHTGVRPLVVETMAALLNAGITPVVHEYGSLGCSGDLAPLSHCALALMGEGDAEGPDGVVRPAAELLAVHGIEPVELREKEGLALLNGTDGMLGMLVMACADLARLFTSADITAALSLEALLGTDKVLAPELHAIRPHPGQAAAAANMAKVLAGSEFTGHHQDDAPRVQDAYSIRCAPQVAGAGRDTLDHARLVADRELAAAVDNPVVLPDGRVESNGNFHGAPVAYVLDFLAIAAADLGSIAERRTDRLLDKNRSHGLPAFLAGDPGVDSGLMIAQYTQAALVSELKRLAAPASVDSIPSSAMQEDHVSMGWSAARKLRTAVDNLTRIIAVELYAATRAIEMREGLTPAPATRAVLDAVRGAGVQGPGGDRFLAPDLESAYAFVRGGKLVAAVESVTGELA
- a CDS encoding L,D-transpeptidase; translation: MTDSKRRKGLIASATLLGGVLTLAACGGSSAADRGHDGGAEATRHENSRQVDEAAAKDAADAKITILPGDGATDTGLNDASVAVSDGKLTDVTMTSVETKQPVEGALSADGSSWKPDQPLSRSTKYKVTAHAVDTQGRKAVENSSFTTVAPTDSFIGNFTPEDGSTVGVGMPVSLNFDKPVKNKADVESAIKIASSSNQKVVGHWFNDKRLDFRPQKYWQANSEVTMELGLDGVEASPGVKGIQNKTVSFHVGHSQISTVDTKAHEMTVVRDGRTLKTIPISAGSDEHATYNGKMVISERFKQTRMNGSTVGFKKHNGKGEYDIPDVPHAMRLTSSGTFIHGNYWGKGIFGKANTSHGCIGLEDAKGAKDSKTDGAWFFDHSQTGDVVDVVNSPDKSVKPDNGLNGWNMDWSQWVAGSAVQ
- a CDS encoding GNAT family N-acetyltransferase translates to MNIDTDAWFAVLAAARAHDRPDGPALERAAETGRLRIPALRSRAVPVTLPAPEGATGYAGVALLRLHDTEENAGNAFLDTLTVHPARRGRGAGRALWEKVRTRLAAEGRTSVSTLVERGGAGERFAVARGAECALPMVAYVQDVRTASTPATGVPLPAGYRFAAWSGVVPDAHAAAHARAHDAMEDAPSGDLDEQHDPWDAERIRAAARVVLDRGGVLLTVAVLAEADGAVAGYTELVLPTPDSVQALQYDTVVVPAHRGRGLGRAVKLRMLEYLRAQRPGVREIETTVADENTPMRAVNAALGYRAERNLGYYQVRL